The window AGGTAGATGACATGGCTAAGGAGAAGTTTGATCGTACTAAGCCGCATGTAAATGTAGGGACTATAGGTCATATAGATCACGGCAAGACAACGTTAACGGCGGCGATAACAAAGCATTTGGGATTAAAGGGCATGGCCGA of the Anaerolineae bacterium genome contains:
- a CDS encoding GTP-binding protein; this encodes MAKEKFDRTKPHVNVGTIGHIDHGKTTLTAAITKHLGLKGMA